A single region of the Triticum dicoccoides isolate Atlit2015 ecotype Zavitan chromosome 2B, WEW_v2.0, whole genome shotgun sequence genome encodes:
- the LOC119362342 gene encoding golgin subfamily A member 4-like — MRRFFFFGSPTPKDGDGDGTPGGDGKSKNRSQKALEEGEGSCNSSSRSHDHGTRMSRSRSRRGRLSNEEPANPKQLRRCMSFSSAAANNGLKERSFSFSGDVPGSFYDGSDAPHHAEDVNHYAWSPERHPVLRESSINVPKPCSVLETDSPRSRCYSCSTGHSPPTSPVALRCRSTRLGSLLNKNEVLDRYIDGEQEASIQNEKLRQNSPTRSVVSNSRRPPRPHYTMPSLQKSMKENVETYPNVDAKDAYGSKNHASVLDDFGRFPHLEDYRSESIPSVEDIYEDFQDMQPSKVIHGAPQYFHDHDLDFAPEGQETDDKLLQRAKEVEERFITPSGDNHQLNMSRYKRLSSNEMFQLIQCLTEDRKQLADELSSQIKARLAERFNAKEKYKQSVKELEIRTRRMEKEKTEVQSTLEREIDRRSNDWSARLLRFQSEEERLRERVRELAEKNVSFQRELTSLEAYKVDASDKVASLEMQNIKLSDELEKLKNEHNNLHNSSIELHAQFSKAAEEKEHIRGFLKDKEGDNKALHQVVARLQTICNEQEKTIAGLRQGFSAELDKESVRSSSERKNRMQMELIRLSGVEQKLRGEVQSCRLEVESLRQENIALLNRLQTTENGSSFSSIRLGQELQAKVDNLQTQGLSLLDKSSQLCTKLLDLVKCRRHESEHDRDIDALDYTLELQSIKGGIESLKRSLRATSAVLVEKQNLKEKSGEAAVGGSPFMEQTDEVNFEFKLKEEALLNRVLKEALLSKELDIEQLRSDVASLLRIQDVMRNEVQRVQDELSCITHKAKHLELQGSKKDESIDQIQQDFQESAKELSALRGQLKIVTDERDLSWQEAKQLRKTTSMMQNEVASLKKRIESLEEDILVKEGQISILQDNVYKPPLDFICSPRTMKQFGME; from the exons ATGAGAAGATTCTTTTTCTTCGGGTCCCCCACGCCGAAGGACGGCGATGGCGATGGGACGCCAGGCGGCGATGGCAAGAGCAAGAACAGGAGTCAGAAGGCGCTTGAGGAAGGCGAGGGTAGTTGCAACTCTAGCTCCAGGTCCCATGACCATGGCACGAGGATGTCTAGATCGAGAAGCCGCCGCGGAAGGCTGAGCAACGAGGAGCCAGCCAACCCGAAGCAGCTCAGGAGGTGCATGTCGTTCTCATCCGCGGCTGCGAATAATGGTCTGAAGGAACGGAGCTTTAGCTTCTCGGGTGATGTCCCTGGTTCTTTCTATGACGGTTCTGATGCGCCTCATCACGCCGAAGATGTCAA TCACTATGCCTGGTCACCAGAAAGGCATCCGGTCTTAAGAGAATCCTCAATAAATGTTCCCAAACCATGTTCAGTCCTGGAAACTGATTCTCCTCGTTCAAGATGCTATTCATGCTCAACAGGCCATTCTCCTCCTACCTCTCCTGTTGCCCTACGATGCAGGTCTACAAGGCTAGGCAGTTTATTGAACAAGAATGAAGTGCTAGACCGATACATTGATGGAGAGCAGGAAGCTTCCATCCAAAATGAGAAGCTGAGGCAGAACTCTCCCACTAGATCTGTGGTTTCGAATTCAAGACGTCCGCCCCGACCCCATTATACAATGCCATCTTTGCAAAAATCAATGAAAGAGAACGTTGAGACCTACCCAAATGTGGATGCGAAGGATGCCTATGGAAGTAAAAACCATGCAAGTGTTCTGGATGATTTTGGGAGGTTTCCACATTTAGAAGATTACAGATCAGAAAGTATTCCATCCGTTGAAGATATCTATGAGGATTTCCAAGATATGCAACCTTCAAAAGTTATTCATGGTGCTCCCCAATATTTTCATGATCATGACTTGGATTTCGCCCCAGAAGGGCAAGAAACTGATGATAAGTTGCTTCAAAGGGCAAAAGAAGTTGAAGAGAGGTTTATAACTCCTTCTGGAGACAATCATCAGCTTAACATGTCCAGATATAAGCGATTAAGCTCAAATGAAATGTTCCAGTTGATTCAGTGTTTGACTGAAGACAGGAAACAGCTAGCAGATGAATTGTCTTCACAGATTAAGGCACGCCTTGCAGAAAGGTTTAATGCCAAAGAGAAGTACAAACAATCAGTGAAAGAACTTGAGATCAGAACTCGAAGGATGGAGAAGGAGAAGACTGAAGTACAAAGTACTTTGGAGAGAGAGATTGACAGAAGGTCAAACGATTGGTCAGCCAGGCTGTTGAGATTTCAATCTGAAGAAGAGAGACTGCGTGAACGGGTGAGAGAACTTGCTGAGAAAAATGTCTCATTTCAGAGAGAACTCACTTCTCTTGAAGCATACAAAGTTGATGCATCTGATAAGGTTGCAAGTTTGGAAATGCAAAACATAAAACTATCTGATGAGCTAGAGAAACTAAAAAATGAGCACAACAATCTCCACAATTCTTCAATAGAGTTGCATGCTCAATTTTCTAAGGCAGCAGAGGAGAAGGAACATATCAGGGGATTCTTGAAAGATAAGGAGGGTGATAACAAGGCATTGCACCAAGTGGTTGCAAGGCTACAGACAATATGCAATGAACAAGAAAAAACAATTGCTGGCTTGAGACAGGGATTCAGTGCTGAATTGGATAAGGAATCTGTTCGGTCCAGCAGCGAGAGAAAGAATAGGATGCAGATGGAACTCATCAGGTTGTCAGGGGTGGAGCAGAAGTTGAGAGGTGAAGTTCAATCTTGTCGTCTTGAAGTAGAATCTCTTAGGCAAGAGAACATTGCACTCTTAAATCGTCTACAAACCACTGAAAATGGATCAAGCTTTTCCTCAATTCGTCTTGGCCAGGAGCTTCAGGCCAAAGTGGACAACTTGCAGACACAAGGCTTGTCGTTGCTTGATAAGAGTAGCCAACTTTGCACCAAATTGTTGGACCTCGTGAAATGCAGGAGGCATGAAAGTGAACATGATAGAGATATTGATGCATTAGATTACACACTGGAGCTCCAGAGCATcaaaggaggaatcgagagtctGAAACGAAGCTTGCGGGCAACCAGTGCTGTGCTCGTTGAAAAGCAGAATTTGAAAGAAAAATCTGGAGAGGCTGCGGTTGGAGGTAGTCCTTTCATGGAGCAAACGGATGAG GTTAATTTTGAATTCAAACTGAAAGAGGAGGCTCTTCTGAATAGAGTACTGAAGGAGGCACTTTTGTCAAAGGAACTTGACATTGAACAGTTGCGGTCAGATGTGGCATCTTTGCTTCGTATCCAAGATGTCATGAGGAATGAGGTCCAGAGAGTCCAAGATGAACTATCCTGCATCACCCACAAGGCTAAACATTTGGAGCTTCAG GGTTCGAAGAAAGACGAGTCCATTGACCAGATCCAGCAGGATTTCCAAGAATCCGCCAAGGAGCTAAGCGCGCTCAGAGGACAGCTGAAAATCGTGACCGACGAAAGGGACCTGTCGTGGCAGGAAGCGAAGCAGCTCCGCAAAACCACCAGCATGATGCAGAACGAGGTCGCGTCGCTGAAGAAGAGGATCGAGTCCCTCGAAGAGGACATCCTTGTCAAGGAGGGGCAGATCTCGATCCTACAGGACAACGTCTACAAGCCGCCGCTCGACTTCATCTGCAGCCCCAGGACGATGAAGCAGTTCGGCATGGAATGA